One Desmodus rotundus isolate HL8 chromosome 4, HLdesRot8A.1, whole genome shotgun sequence DNA segment encodes these proteins:
- the LOC112307364 gene encoding interferon-induced protein with tetratricopeptide repeats 1 gives MSKNAEEDQLKDRLEQLRCHFTWKLIIEDVELSDLENRVFDQIEFLDTKFNVAIHNLLAYVKHLKGQNTEALQSLKQAEDLIQREHADQSEVRRLVTWGNYAWLYHHMGSLEEAQIYLDKVENTCKKFASPSRYTVESPDMDCEEGWALLKCGGKNYERAKACFEKALEVDPENPEFNTGYAIAVYRLDGFNKASQTDEAFCLHTLQRAVELNPEDAYIRALLALKLQDTGQEAEGEKYIEEALTNMSSQTYVFRYAAKFYRRKGSVDKALHFLKMALRATPSSAFLHHQIGLCYRLQVFQRKKATNRQPRGWDREYIDKITKLAISHLEFALEQKPTMEIAYVHLADMYLEAGNYRKAEDAYKTLFSMKSLEEEKLQEIYFRYGRFNEFHRKSEADAIIYYLKAIKIEKSTFSRENSLSALEKLVLRKLRRNEADVESLSILGFVYKLKGEMHEALEYYERALSLPGCWL, from the coding sequence CAAGAATGCTGAGGAAGATCAGCTCAAAGATAGGCTGGAGCAGCTGAGATGCCATTTTACATGGAAGTTGATCATCGAAGACGTTGAACTCAGTGATTTAGAAAACAGGGTCTTCGATCAAATTGAGTTCCTAGACACAAAATTTAATGTGGCAATACACAACCTACTGGCCTATGTGAAACACCTGAAAGGCCAGAATACGGAAGCCCTGCAGAGCTTGAAACAGGCTGAAGACCTAATCCAGAGAGAACACGCTGACCAGTCAGAAGTGAGAAGGCTAGTTACCTGGGGCAACTATGCCTGGCTCTATCACCACATGGGCAGCCTGGAAGAAGCCCAGATTTATCTGGACAAGGTGGAGAACACTTGCAAGAAGTTTGCCAGCCCCTCCCGCTACACAGTGGAGAGTCCAGACATGGACTGTGAGGAAGGGTGGGCCTTGCTGAAATGTGGAGGAAAGAATTACGAACGGGCTAAAGCCTGCTTTGAAAAGGCTCTGGAAGTGGACCCTGAAAATCCGGAATTCAACACTGGGTATGCAATTGCCGTCTATCGCCTGGACGGGTTCAACAAAGCATCACAGACTGATGAGGCATTTTGTCTGCACACGCTCCAACGGGCCGTCGAGCTGAATCCAGAAGATGCGTATATTAGGGCTCTCCTTGCCCTGAAGCTTCAGGATACTGGACAAGAAGCTGAGGGAGAGAAGTACATCGAAGAAGCACTGACCAACATGTCTTCTCAAACCTACGTCTTTCGCTATGCAGCCAAATTTTACCGAAGAAAAGGCTCTGTAGATAAAGCTCTTCACTTCTTAAAAATGGCTTTGCGGGCGAcaccctcctctgccttcctgcaTCACCAGATAGGGCTTTGCTATAGATTACAAgtttttcagaggaagaaagcTACCAACAGGCAGCCTAGAGGATGGGATAGAGAATATATcgacaaaataacaaaattagcCATATCTCATTTAGAATTTGCTCTGGAACAAAAGCCAACCATGGAAATTGCTTATGTTCACCTAGCAGATATGTACCTGGAAGCAGGAAACTACAGAAAAGCTGAAGATGCTTATAAAACACTGTTTAGCATGAAATcacttgaagaagaaaaactgcAAGAGATATATTTCCGCTATGGCCGATTTAATGAATTTCACAGGAAATCTGAAGCTGATGCTATTATCTattatttaaaagcaataaaaatagaaaagtcaaCATTTTCAAGAGAAAATAGTCTCAGTGCTTTGGAGAAATTGGTTTTAAGGAAACTTCGAAGAAATGAAGCAGACGTAGAAAGCTTGAGCATCCTCGGGTTTGTCTACAAATTGAAAGGAGAAATGCATGAAGCCCTGGAGTACTATGAGCGGGCCCTgagcctgcctggctgctggctCTGA
- the IFIT5 gene encoding interferon-induced protein with tetratricopeptide repeats 5, whose translation MSEIPKDSLKAALLELECHFTWNLLKEDIDLFEVEDTIGQQLEFLTTKSRLTLYNLLAYVKHLKGQNKDALECLEQAEEIIQREHSDKEEVRSLVTWGNYAWVYYHMDQLKEAQKYTDKVGGVCKKMASPCNYKLECPETDCEKGWALLKFGGKYYQKAKAAFEKALEVEPDNPEFNIGYAITVYRLDDSDREGSVKSFSLGPLRKAVTLNPDNTYIKVFLALKLQDVHAEAEGEKYIEEILDQISSEPYVLRYAAKFYRRKNSWDKALELLKKALEVTPTSSFLHHQMGLCYRAQMIQIKKATRNRPKGKDKLKVDGLIASAIFHFKAAVERDSMFAFAYTDLANMYAEGGQYSNAEDIFQKALRLENITDDHKHQIHYHYGRFQEFHRKSENTAIHHYLEALKVKDRSSLRTKLTSALKKLATKRLSHNASDVQSLSALGFVYKLEGEKRQAAEYYEKAQKIDPENAEFLSALCELRLSV comes from the exons ATGAG CGAGATTCCTAAGGACTCCTTGAAGGCCGCTCTGTTGGAGTTGGAATGTCACTTCACATGGAATTTACTTAAGGAAGACATTGATCTGTTTGAAGTAGAAGATACAATTGGGCAACAGCTTGAATTTCTTACCACAAAATCGAGACTCACTCTTTATAACTTACTGGCCTATGTGAAACACCTAAAAGGCCAAAATAAAGATGCCCTAGAGTGCTTGgagcaagcagaagaaataatCCAGCGGGAACACTCAGACAAAGAAGAAGTACGAAGCCTGGTCACTTGGGGAAATTACGCCTGGGTGTATTATCACATGGACCAGCTTAAAGAAGCGCAGAAGTATACAGACAAGGTGGGGGGCGTCTGCAAGAAAATGGCCAGTCCGTGTAACTACAAATTGGAGTGTCCTGAGACTGACTGTGAGAAAGGGTGGGCACTTCTGAAGTTTGGGGGAAAGTATTACCAAAAGGCGAAAGCAGCTTTTGAGAAGGCTCTGGAAGTGGAACCAGACAACCCAGAATTTAACATCGGCTATGCCATTACAGTGTATCGGCTGGATGATTCTGACAGAGAAGGGTCTGTAAAGAGcttttctctgggccctctgaggAAGGCTGTCACGCTGAACCCAGATAACACCTACATTAAGGTTTTTCTGGCCCTGAAGCTTCAAGATGTACATGCAGAAGCTGAAGGGGAAAAGTACATTGAAGAAATCCTGGACCAGATATCTTCTGAACCTTACGTCCTCCGTTATGCAGCCAAATTCTACAGGAGAAAAAATTCCTGGGACAAAGCTCTGGAACTTTTGAAAAAGGCCTTGGAGGTGACACCAACCTCCTCTTTCCTGCATCACCAAATGGGACTTTGCTATAGGGCACAGATGATCCAAATCAAGAAGGCCACGCGCAACAGACCTAAAGGAAAAGACAAACTGAAAGTCGATGGGCTGATTGCATCCGCTATATTTCACTTCAAGGCCGCTGTGGAACGAGACTCTATGTTTGCATTTGCCTACACAGACCTGGCCAACATGTATGCCGAGGGAGGCCAGTATAGCAATGCTGAGGACATTTTCCAGAAAGCCCTCCGTCTGGAGAACATAACCGATGATCACAAACATCAGATCCACTACCACTATGGCCGTTTCCAGGAGTTTCACCGTAAATCAGAAAATACTGCCATCCACCATTACTTAGAAGCCTTAAAGGTCAAAGACAGGTCATCCCTCCGTACCAAACTGACAAGTGCTCTGAAGAAATTGGCTACCAAGAGACTTAGTCACAATGCTTCAGATGTGCAGAGTTTAAGTGCCCTGGGGTTTGTGTACAAgctggagggagaaaagaggcaaGCCGCCGAGTACTATGAGAAGGCCCAAAAGATAGATCCAGAAAATGCAGAATTCCTTTCTGCTCTCTGTGAGCTTCGGCTTTCCGTTTAA